Below is a genomic region from Dyella terrae.
GCCGCCATCGCCGAGAAACCGGAACTGCAGAAGCGCATCGCCATGCTGGGGCAGGGCCAGGCGGCCAGCCAGGCTTTCCTGCCGGAAGACAATCCCAGTGCTGCCGCAGCTGGCCTGATGCAGCGCGTGGTCGATGTGGTCGCGGCGCATCCGGAAGGCGGTAGCTGCGATGTCACCCAGAAAATGCCCGTTCCCAATCCGACCGCCGCGGCCAACGAGCCGTATCGCAAAGTGGCCGTGAGCATCAGCCTGCGTTGCGACGTGCAGCCGCTGGCCGGCGCGCTGCAGCAGCTGGAGCAGGGCTCGCCTTATCTGTTCATCGATGACATGAGCATCTACCGCAACCCGGTGGCGGCGCAGCAAAACAACGCGCTGCCGCTCGAAGTGCAGTTCACGCTGAGTGGCTATATCCGCCAGACCAAGGCGGCAGGTGCGGCGAATGCACCCGTCGCGACGCCGGGAGACGACTCGTGAACGCCGCCGGCCAGCGTCGCCTGACGCCCGTCCTTGCCGGGACGGTCATTGGGCTTGCCGTGGTGTGCCTCGTCCTCATGGCCGGCGTGGGACGTGGCGTGCACTGGGACAGCCCCAGGACCCCCGCTGAACTGCCCGATGCGCGCGCCGGCAACCTCCCGGTACCCGTGCCCCTGGCGCAGTTCGCCGCGGTCTGGCAGCAGCCCCTGTTCAATCCCGATCGCAAGCCGGTGACGCGCGCGGCCAAGGGCGGCGCCAATCTCGGTGACATGCAGTTGACCGGCATCATCATGAC
It encodes:
- the gspM gene encoding type II secretion system protein GspM yields the protein MKMPIMSPRDSRIAAILLLLVVLIAGYFVLLHGWFVSPLLDIRSQMADLRDTQSRFAAAIAEKPELQKRIAMLGQGQAASQAFLPEDNPSAAAAGLMQRVVDVVAAHPEGGSCDVTQKMPVPNPTAAANEPYRKVAVSISLRCDVQPLAGALQQLEQGSPYLFIDDMSIYRNPVAAQQNNALPLEVQFTLSGYIRQTKAAGAANAPVATPGDDS